From the Cryptosporidium parvum Iowa II chromosome 2, whole genome shotgun sequence genome, one window contains:
- a CDS encoding signal peptide, large protein (transcripts identified by EST) translates to MKAINAIFLFAILISSYLTESHGYQEGNNQFEYTGYVAPSLDVFLREYDAFGRAKDEFELDQKLFTLLENPNCWYNQRGKKVILLFNETNFPEEYAILRKSSRLFGPNNRLETDFLILEEEEEREQYMDFYENIKDNHDLDISENRNNYNDIIVDEKNRYAYLDNYSENKTSTVQDLISEDLEKEKYKSRIKKLIKMKENALKKIFQTSNDIRSLESSFIMHCDFPDCSLCNDFQSHLNSKYIELNKYKHRYRMIISLFKEFVDHSNKFGFEYYYENENIDRNLKGRVNDTKKVQKIIRRPNFNITKEYNHILDFDSNYNELKRMLNEAEREMDILTQKTKKETIGNNNYGEPEMIECTGEKLRELVSRNERLSLLIRSVKFFIESLFERTCSVCNMKSFNGFTKFGDMIDTQIRILKYYQSEKNMIEEDIQLCNNFFENNAIKLDDHSQSRKNSYSYEYSYLPKNEYNVKMNKIFEKYKEYGKNKVDLEKLIYGSSRNLQVGNKDFMCDINSSVLMNELSKEIMSRIISSEIQKRVYLKRKECNFCSYNDCQKCYENSIKLKNLENNIKAQNKLYKVILAYLELCGFEQVMINSEFRDQGKKSKTEFEYFGKDGRLWSVEKYLSEPFIDRVLKLNGQLSPFLRAKILERIKLTLQAFIKVFELSYFNIDRQECNSCEYGLCNDCFYKFREINDKKKQITKYNHLLRVVNLELEKYYIQIRKSKTNSRIKGNTKEWILITDNSLRKWVPNKPELVLKCDKASYSEAFTYYNEISLKRKHLKNMLNHIYSSIMHSNLKFSEYHFSKQAKEWESTWRKKVYYDEVFSYINRYLSSCVNKNEELSNSFHDYLYKKSEIRSLYKSFQEHSENINCLMEKIKEIHNSGYIVCSKLSSTNCCNDFVNPDDIYKLLNSEFNAFKLIRKRLNHLIYNEHLNYFDRNKEYSENYHKGEINNRFLRHLNMKNEKLRNKKRVKEEKLDKITVEYQDIIRSPISGMSKYLHENEINTRSENQSIIQLSPKSEFQCSKTEILVLQKITSLLTQNKNRLRLLWSLNSVRCKIEDCYNCKIRNKFHDKLGKELKILSKVLNSAAEQLNQCTLDSEDNAVSKEDIIEFQNTLMKLSKKESSFNYDLKRYFDNIKDFQCEKNEIENILNIKGEKGMKIYSWIEETLVEIQTLDNEYEDENMKSKYTIWTQQVTQLLDFSKALDERLQECINMIEMCIDHSEENNINQVNIRQN, encoded by the coding sequence ATGAAAGCTATTAAtgcaatatttttatttgcaaTCTTGATATCCAGTTATTTAACAGAATCTCATGGGTATCAAGAAGGTAACAATCAATTCGAGTATACTGGTTATGTAGCTCCCAGTTTGGATGTATTTTTGAGAGAGTATGATGCTTTTGGTAGAGCTAAAGATGAATTTGAGTTggatcaaaaattattcacattattagaaaatcCAAATTGTTGGTACAATCAAAGAGGTAAAAAAGTTATCCTTTTGTTTAATGAAACCAATTTCCCAGAGGAATATGCAATTCTTCGTAAATCTAGTAGGCTGTTTGGACCAAATAATAGATTGGAAACtgattttttgattttagaagaagaggaagaacGAGAACAATATATGGATTTTTATGAAAATATCAAAGATAACCATGATTTAGATATTTCAGAGAacagaaataattataatgaCATAATTGTTGATGAAAAGAATAGATATGCCTATTTGGATAATTATTCAGAAAATAAGACATCTACTGTCCAAGATTTAATCTCGGAAGATTTAGAGAAGGAAAAGTATAAATCCAGGATTAAAAAACTTATTAAGATGAAGGAAAACGCCTTAAAGAAGATCTTTCAAACCTCAAATGATATTAGAAGCTTGGAGAGCTCTTTTATTATGCATTGTGATTTCCCTGACTGTAGCTTATGTAATGACTTTCAATCACAtttaaatagtaaatatattgaacTAAATAAGTATAAACACAGATATAGAATgataatatctttattcAAAGAGTTTGTTGATCATTCTAATAAGTTTGGTTTTGAATACTATTATGAAAATGAGAACATTGACAGAAATTTAAAGGGTAGAGTTAATGATACTAAGAAAGtgcaaaaaattataagaAGACCAAACTTTAACATAacaaaagaatataatcatattttagattttgattcaaattataatgaattaaaaagaatgtTGAATGAAGCTGAAAGAGAAATGGATATTTTAACacaaaaaacaaaaaaagaaactaTTGGTAACAATAATTATGGAGAACCAGAAATGATTGAATGCACTGGAGAAAAACTTAGAGAATTAGTTAGTAGAAATGAAAGGTTATCACTTTTAATTAGAAGTGTAAAGTTTTTTATTGAGTCTCTATTTGAAAGAACATGTTCAGTATGCAATATGAAATCATTCAATGGTTTTACCAAATTTGGAGATATGATTGACACGCAAATACGTATTTTAAAGTACTATCAGTCTGAAAAGAATATGATTGAAGAAGATATCCAGCTgtgtaataattttttcgAAAACAATGCTATTAAATTGGATGATCATTCTCAATCTAGGAAAAATTCTTATAGTTATGAATACAGCTATTTGccaaaaaatgaatataatgTAAAgatgaataaaatatttgaaaagtATAAAGAGtatggaaaaaataaagtagATCTTGAGAAGTTGATTTACGGTTCCTCAAGAAATTTGCAAGTTGGTAATAAAGATTTCATGTGTGACATTAATAGCTCAGTTTTGATGAATGAGTTATCCAAAGAAATTATGAGCAGAATAATTTCCAgtgaaattcaaaaaaggGTATATTTAAAACGAAAAGAATGTAATTTCTGTTCTTACAATGACTGTCAGAAATGTTACgaaaattctattaaacTTAAAAACCtggaaaataatattaaggCTCAGAATAAACTTTACAAGGTTATTTTGGCTTATTTAGAATTGTGTGGCTTTGAACAAGTTATGATTAATTCTGAGTTTAGAGATCAGGGAAAAAAGAGTAAAACAGAATTTGAATACTTTGGAAAGGATGGTAGATTATGGTCTGTTGAGAAATACTTATCAGAACCTTTTATTGATAGagtattgaaattaaatggTCAGCTATCACCTTTTCTTAGAGCAAAAATTCTAGAGAGAATTAAGCTAACATTACAAGCTTTCATTAAAGTTTTTGAACTTTCGTATTTTAACATTGACAGACAAGAATGTAATTCATGTGAATATGGACTCTGTAATGATTGTTTTTATAAGTTTAGAgaaataaatgataaaaaaaagcaaaTTACGAAATACAACCATTTATTGAGAGTAGTGAACttagaattagaaaaataCTATATACaaataagaaaatcaaaaacCAACTCAAGAATTAAGGGTAATACAAAGGAATGGATTTTAATTACAGATAACAGCCTTAGAAAATGGGTTCCAAATAAACCAGAACTTGTTTTAAAATGTGATAAAGCAAGTTATTCAGAGGCATTCACTTACtataatgaaatttcattaaagagaaaacatttaaaaaatatgttaAATCATATTTATAGCTCTATAATGCATAGCAACCTAAAATTCTCAGAGTACCATTTTTCAAAACAAGCCAAAGAATGGGAGTCAACATGGAGAAAGAAAGTTTATTATGATGAGGTATTTAgttatattaatagataCTTATCATCATGtgttaataaaaatgaggAACTTAGCAATTCCTTTCATGATTACttatataaaaaatctGAAATAAGAAGTCTATATAAGAGTTTCCAAGAACACAGtgagaatattaattgcTTGATGGAAAAGATCAAGGAAATTCATAATAGTGGTTACATTGTATGTTCAAAACTTTCATCAACAAATTGTTGTAATGATTTTGTTAATCCAGATGACATTTATAAACTACTAAATTCAGAATTCAATgcatttaaattaattaggAAAAGGTTAAAccatttaatatataatgagcatttgaattattttgatcGCAATAAAGAGTATTCTGAAAATTATCATAAAGGAGAGATTAATAATCGTTTTTTGAGACATCTAAACatgaaaaatgaaaaattaagaaataagAAAAGAGTCAAAGAAGAGAAATTAGATAAGATAACAGTTGAATATCAAGATATTATTAGGTCACCAATATCAGGAATGAGTAAGTACTTGcatgaaaatgaaattaacaCTCGAAGTGAAAATCAGAgtataattcaattaagtCCAAAGTCTGAATTTCAATGTAGTAAGACAGAAATTTTGGttttacaaaaaataacttCACTACTAACACAAAATAAAAACAGGTTGAGGCTATTATGGAGTCTGAATAGTGTAAGATGCAAAATAGAGGATTGTTATAATTGTAAGATAAGGAATAAATTTCATGATAAATTAGGAAAAGAGTTGAAAATTTTGAGTAAAGTTTTGAATAGCGCAGCTGAACAGTTGAATCAATGTACTTTGGATTCTGAAGATAATGCTGTTAGTAAAGAAGATATTATTGAGTTCCAAAATACATTAATGAAACtttcaaagaaagaaagtAGTTTTAATTATGACTTGAAAAgatattttgataatattaaagattttcaatgtgaaaagaatgaaattgaaaatattttaaatattaaagggGAAAAAGGAATGAAGATATATTCTTGGATAGAGGAGACTCTAGTTGAGATCCAGACTTTAGATAACGAATATGAGGACGAGAATATGAAAAGCAAATACACAATTTGGACACAACAAGTTACTCAACTACTTGATTTCTCAAAAGCATTAGATGAGAGATTACAAGAATGTATAAATATGATAGAAATGTGTATAGATCACTCTGAAgagaataatataaatcaaGTGAACATACGACAGAATTAA
- a CDS encoding 60S ribosomal protein L39 (transcripts identified by EST), which produces KVDEMGANKGFMLKKRLGKKMKQNRAVPHWFRMKNDTDIRYNVKKRHWLRTKLGM; this is translated from the coding sequence AAGGTTGACGAAATGGGAGCAAACAAAGGTTTCATGTTAAAGAAGCGTCTCGGTAAGAAGATGAAGCAGAACAGAGCTGTACCACACTGGTTCCGCATGAAGAACGATACTGATATCAGATACAACGTTAAGAAGCGTCACTGGTTAAGAACTAAGCTCGGGATGTAA
- a CDS encoding prtip-like IF39 eukaryotic translation initiation factor 3 encodes MFKVTREELGEDIDLLEYLSDSTYDGEETEEYISKRCNTIEEPLTLSDSFSKSFVIFGLPCIGSDKYERFLKALRTIINQTLKMMRVEYDENFLLDVPQDVDGSTKGVAILTFSNSFQAETVCQALSKAPFDKQTKFNTVMFDDVKRIIEQDESAPGHFETLYPPPTLFSRDDVRNWLMGPRCREQFVIRYQSATEIYSFDSIQRIPELIYDGERAKGGKRVWTDFSVQWSPMGSYLVTFHRQGVALWGGDDWDKKIRFEHKDVKFIDFSPNEEYLLTWDGSSPDSRFDKAVKVWHVLSGRLLRCFSTPTMTLNNNGTDSGLHFLWSPTGNYLAHCSDKGELFVYESSTMTLVEDPATGNKNPLKYPLQFFDWSPEEDNLSIWCPERGDTPGRLTLLSIKNRKELAIKNVFNVREASVHWQPKGQYMCLKALVSRKAGKKAKKEYTQLEIFRVKEKNVPVDTVHIEGVTVKCLSWESSNRFAIVVVDDVTRSQTLRFYQVNATQTDFVCSYYLTSPVDTIKWSPLGSYFVLGGSGGNLTFCQLTNENKFDILQKDEHFMCNWIQWDPTGRYVTTAFQSKLAEGAYKYSTETGFIVWSFQGRQLYNSPLETFYQFIWRPHPPSLLSQEKFDEIPRKLKDYSKKFDAEDEAVRSEKRNIVLQKRKVNEDEFNAILQKIQEWKVQQPLYKEWLAAKEVLLNSLQWEEQEEVIEIELETIQEVISTEV; translated from the coding sequence ATGTTTAAAGTTACTCGTGAAGAATTAGGTGAAGATATTGATCTTTTGGAGTATTTAAGTGACTCCACATATGATGGGGAGGAAACTGaagaatatatttccaAGAGATGTAATACAATAGAAGAACCACTGACTTTATCAGACTCATTTTCTAAAAGCTTTGTTATTTTCGGACTTCCATGTATTGGCTCAGATAAATATGAGAGATTTCTTAAAGCTCTTagaacaattattaatcaaacCCTTAAAATGATGAGAGTGGAGTATGACGAAAATTTTTTACTTGATGTACCTCAGGATGTAGATGGAAGCACAAAAGGAGTTGCTATATTGACATTTTCGAATTCATTCCAAGCAGAAACTGTTTGCCAAGCACTTTCAAAGGCACCATTTGATAAACAGacaaaatttaatacaGTAATGTTTGATGATgtaaaaagaattattgaaCAAGATGAATCAGCTCCAGGACATTTTGAAACTCTATACCCACCACCGACTTTATTCAGTCGAGATGATGTAAGAAATTGGTTAATGGGGCCAAGGTGTAGAGAACAATTTGTTATTAGATACCAAAGCGCAACTGAGATCTATTCATTTGATTCTATTCAAAGAATTcctgaattaatttatgaCGGTGAAAGAGCTAAAGGAGGAAAAAGAGTTTGGACAGATTTTTCTGTGCAATGGAGTCCAATGGGTTCTTACTTAGTGACATTCCATCGTCAGGGTGTTGCACTTTGGGGAGGTGATGATTGGGATAAGAAGATTAGATTTGAACACAAAGATGTTAAATTCATTGATTTCAGCCcaaatgaagaatatttattaacatGGGATGGTTCTTCTCCAGATTCAAGGTTTGATAAGGCAGTAAAAGTATGGCATGTACTTTCTGGACGACTTTTAAGATGCTTTTCCACACCAACTATGACACTTAACAATAATGGAACTGATAGTGGTTTACATTTCCTTTGGAGTCCAACTGGAAATTATCTTGCACATTGCTCCGATAAAGGAGAACTTTTTGTCTATGAATCTTCCACAATGACTCTTGTAGAAGATCCTGCTACAGGTAATAAGAACCCATTAAAGTATCCACTTCAGTTCTTTGATTGGTCCCCTGAAGAAGACAACCTTTCAATTTGGTGTCCAGAAAGAGGAGATACACCAGGTAGACTTACTTTGCTTTCTATTAAGAATAGAAAAGAGTTGGCAATAAAGAATGTCTTTAATGTTAGAGAGGCATCTGTCCACTGGCAACCAAAAGGTCAGTATATGTGTCTTAAGGCTCTAGTTTCTAGAAAAGCTGGTAAAAAggcaaaaaaagaatatactCAGCTTGAGATCTTTAGAGtaaaagagaaaaatgTTCCTGTTGATACTGTACATATTGAAGGTGTTACTGTCAAGTGCTTATCCTGGGAATCATCTAATAGATTTGCCATTGTTGTTGTAGATGATGTTACAAGATCCCAAACACTGAGATTTTACCAAGTGAATGCAACACAAACTGACTTTGTATGCTCATATTATTTAACATCTCCTGTTGACACAATTAAATGGAGTCCACTTGGTAGCTATTTTGTTTTAGGTGGATCTGGAGGAAATTTAACATTCTGTCAGCTCACAAATGAAAACAAATTTGATATCTTGCAAAAAGATGAGCATTTTATGTGTAACTGGATTCAATGGGATCCTACCGGTAGATATGTTACAACAGCTTTCCAATCAAAGTTAGCTGAAGGTGCATATAAATACAGCACAGAAACAGGTTTCATAGTTTGGTCTTTCCAAGGCAGACAACTTTACAACTCACCATTGGAGACATTTTACCAATTTATTTGGAGGCCTCATCCCCCTTCACTTCTTTCACAAGAAAAGTTTGATGAAATTCCTAGAAAACTTAAAGATTACAGCAAAAAGTTTGATGCTGAAGATGAGGCTGTCAGATCTGAAAAGAGAAATATTGTTCTCCAAAAGAGAAAAGTCAACGAGGATGAATTCAATGCTATTCTCCAAAAGATTCAAGAATGGAAGGTTCAGCAACCACTTTACAAAGAATGGCTTGCAGCAAAAGAAGTCCTACTTAATTCCTTACAATGGGAAGAACAAGAAGAAGTTATCGAGATTGAGCTTGAAACTATCCAGGAAGTTATTTCCACTGAGGTTTAG
- a CDS encoding ARM repeats containing protein: MGSTLSSGCCSGRESEEAKKLAQEKMNRSEALGDDISRFDLAYDKNDIQEFINLLSSTQPIDKLDEPMHPWAADPKTVGALAATQLAILAARDSQPELKDEIRKKGGIQGLLELLKSKEEDRIDGAIVALSFLSVNNVECCNVMFDCGVLPYLVKCMSSEIDGLRAASAQTARNIFILGLNQRKEFMRLGGITVLVSLLNPPTKNVDKPESWYTPLEAVYHIEDLIIDQNEELLEYTRAIRKCGVVEKLQILTKSNNRDVSEAAEILLARVAE; this comes from the coding sequence ATGGGTAGTACTCTTTCGTCAGGATGCTGTTCTGGAAGAGAAAGTGAGGAGGCAAAGAAGTTAGCCCAAGAAAAGATGAATAGAAGTGAAGCTTTAGGAGATGATATTTCCAGGTTTGATTTAGCATatgataaaaatgatatacaagaatttattaaccTTTTATCTTCAACCCAACCAATTGATAAATTAGATGAACCAATGCATCCTTGGGCAGCTGATCCTAAAACTGTTGGAGCATTAGCTGCAACTCAATTGGCAATTCTCGCTGCAAGAGACAGCCAGCCAGAACTCAAAGATGAAATTAGAAAGAAAGGTGGAATTCAAGGTCTATTAGAGTTACTTAAAAGCAAAGAAGAAGATAGAATTGATGGTGCAATTGTAGCGCTTTCATTTCTAAGTGTTAACAACGTTGAATGTTGTAACGTCATGTTTGATTGCGGGGTGCTTCCATACTTAGTAAAATGTATGTCAAGCGAAATAGATGGACTTAGAGCAGCTTCCGCACAAACAGCTAGAAATATCTTCATATTAGGACTTAATCAgagaaaagaatttatgAGACTTGGTGGAATTACAGTATTAGTAAGTCTTCTCAATCCCCCTACAAAAAATGTTGATAAGCCAGAAAGTTGGTATACTCCCTTGGAAGCAGTGTATCATATTGAAGATCTAATTATTGACCAAAACGaagaattattggaatataCACGCGCTATTCGAAAATGTGGAGTCGTTGAGAAACTACAAATTCTTACCAAAAGCAACAACAGAGATGTCTCAGAAGCAGCAGAAATTTTATTAGCTAGAGTTGCTGAGTGA
- a CDS encoding COG0237: dephospho-CoA kinase — protein sequence MITHPRIFAATLYEIFYFRVFVLLTRFQNVKTILVSPLLFESKVFTWICSPIYVVSANREQQIKYLMDRDSCTQTLAENMIDSQMSLKTKCELADKVLWNNDSIHDLKIQIKKEFSIL from the coding sequence ATGATTACACATCCCAGAATTTTTGCTGCAACTTTATATGagattttttatttcaggGTTTTTGTTTTGCTAACAAGATTTCAAAATGTTAAAACTATCCTTGTATCTCCTCTACTTTTTGAAAGCAAAGTTTTCACATGGATTTGCTCACCAATATATGTAGTATCGGCAAATAGAGAACAGCagatcaaatatttaatggATAGAGATTCTTGTACTCAAACTTTAGCAGAAAATATGATTGATTCACAAATGAGCCTGAAAACAAAGTGTGAACTGGCAGATAAAGTTTTATGGAATAATGACAGTATACATGATCTgaagattcaaataaagaaagaattttctattttataa